One window of Parasegetibacter sp. NRK P23 genomic DNA carries:
- a CDS encoding arylsulfatase: MKPFLLALLLVSCHAMAQQQKQPNIIFILADDMGYGDLGCYGQQKIKTPQLDQMAQLGMKFTDFYAGSTVCSPSRAALMTGEHTGKTYIRGNAPIYLRPQDTILPQYLQQRGYETAMVGKWGLGLQHTTGVPHKKGWDYFVGHLENKEAHFQHGDSIWYMHNGTTDLLRLNKDIFYNEMFTDSAMAFIARQRHQPFFLYLSFTLPHAELRVPERYLEPYLDAQGKSIFQPETPWKEGQHYRGQPNPKAAYAAMVSSMDDYVGKINALLKQLKMDDNTIVIFTSDNGTHTEGGRTAGDVFDCFQSSGPFRGRKRDMYEGGIRVPFILKWPAAVKAGSSSDFQAAFWDILPTFTEVAGGKPVAKSGLSILPSLKGEHQRPHGVLYWEFYEGGFKQAVRFGNWKAIRFYNNNNAPLRTELYDLGTDPGEKNDISTSYPSKVKELEQLMNKEHSKPESNNFHLGI; encoded by the coding sequence ATGAAGCCATTCCTGCTTGCCTTACTGCTCGTTTCCTGCCACGCCATGGCGCAGCAACAAAAACAGCCTAATATTATTTTTATCCTTGCCGATGATATGGGTTATGGCGATCTTGGTTGTTATGGCCAGCAAAAGATCAAAACACCACAACTCGACCAGATGGCGCAACTGGGCATGAAGTTCACCGATTTCTATGCGGGCAGTACGGTGTGTTCCCCATCCCGCGCAGCGTTGATGACCGGTGAGCATACAGGCAAGACTTATATAAGGGGCAACGCACCCATCTACCTCCGGCCACAGGATACCATTCTTCCGCAGTACCTGCAACAACGCGGTTATGAAACAGCGATGGTAGGGAAGTGGGGACTTGGGCTTCAACACACCACCGGCGTTCCGCACAAAAAAGGCTGGGATTATTTTGTGGGACACCTCGAAAACAAAGAGGCGCATTTCCAGCATGGTGATTCCATCTGGTACATGCACAACGGTACAACCGATCTGCTTCGTTTGAATAAGGATATTTTCTACAACGAAATGTTCACCGATTCTGCCATGGCCTTCATCGCGCGGCAGCGCCATCAGCCTTTCTTTCTCTACCTTTCTTTCACCCTTCCCCATGCGGAACTCCGTGTGCCCGAAAGGTACCTGGAACCATACCTGGATGCACAGGGCAAAAGTATTTTTCAACCGGAAACACCCTGGAAAGAAGGACAGCACTACCGGGGACAACCCAATCCCAAAGCGGCTTACGCGGCAATGGTGAGCAGTATGGACGATTATGTGGGAAAGATCAACGCGTTGCTGAAGCAACTGAAAATGGACGACAACACCATCGTCATCTTTACCAGCGATAACGGCACACATACGGAAGGAGGCAGAACCGCAGGGGATGTATTTGATTGCTTCCAGAGCAGCGGTCCGTTCCGGGGCAGAAAAAGAGATATGTATGAAGGCGGTATTCGCGTGCCGTTTATATTAAAATGGCCAGCCGCGGTGAAAGCAGGTTCCAGTTCGGACTTTCAGGCCGCCTTCTGGGATATATTGCCTACGTTCACTGAAGTGGCGGGCGGCAAACCAGTTGCTAAAAGCGGCCTTTCTATTCTTCCATCACTGAAAGGAGAACACCAACGCCCGCATGGCGTGTTGTATTGGGAATTTTATGAAGGTGGTTTTAAACAGGCCGTACGGTTCGGCAACTGGAAGGCTATTCGTTTTTATAATAATAACAATGCGCCACTGCGTACCGAGCTGTACGACCTCGGAACCGATCCCGGGGAAAAGAATGATATCTCCACAAGCTATCCTTCCAAAGTAAAGGAGTTGGAACAACTCATGAACAAAGAACATTCTAAACCGGAAAGCAACAACTTTCACCTGGGTATATAA
- a CDS encoding SusC/RagA family TonB-linked outer membrane protein, whose product MRKVRGGVVSLTCLFFLLACIHPLMAQTRKISGIVQDGKTNAPLEGATIQVKGTEVSTTSLSGGSFSLNVPEGKNQLVVSYVGFKTQTFSLKAGEATITVRLEDAGSSQMSDVVVVGYQKQSLRKTTSAVQLVSGKEIENMPAPSFDQMLQGRVAGVNIQNFTGEPGVRNTFTVRGNTTIVTDLNSGVDEARTMSTPLYVIDGIPMSVTDLEGIGSTGTNFLAGINTNDIESVVVQKDAAATAVWGSRGANGVIVIKTKRGRSGKPQLRFSYYTGLTQKPKLLPTLGGVDERRAKLALFNEYGTFAQQANIPQILSDSLNPYFNNATDWQEMFYQNGNVNNADLNLSSGNDQVNYRLGVNFYDEAGIVRNTGFKRFSIRGNFDFKVSPKLDVNLNISASRMDRKRGLGRGRNDVLPINLGQMPSSLYMVSEEQKAFYYGQFDDIKDKNQSDLLSLYLQGNYDIAKGFEYSFQGSVSKTTDRRDRFQPTYITGDRSFAESNNGNFESYYLANVLTYAKTFGEKHNLGLVGTQSFQFDTRSGSTVGGYNVPDDNIQVVSGIPQQDLYGSSYIQKAGLLSAMGQVSYDYDQKYILNLSWRADASSRFGSSTKWGYFPAVSAAYILSDESFMQNISWLNMLKLRGSYGLSGTMPDDFYAPFNVWNLSQGTYNGTVIATPSFTKPITQPDLTWNKSKQTNIGVDVALLENRISFSADIYRRYTSNPILQFPFPFFTGYTSVTYNAPVKLLNEGLDLSLTSRNLNKKSAVQWNTIVNLNLNENRIAELPNGNRSFFLDSYGYNQSLVFSVGGPTYGWAQMLYRGVYNRLDEIPVNPVTGQKLSYFKTYNPVLPGYPIWVDVNKDWDVWSDEDRGEQYGDLVPTGNPNPKLTGGFTNEFTYKNFYFSVLCTFTLGRDIINNFDANQFANVWNYSGNTLADFGNTRLPDLTGRNYWTPTGAAKDPAYSANFPSLSPYGGHFYEFLPFSTMWNEDGSYLKIRNISMGYTLPRSFIDRLKLKNARVYSIIDNIYAFQRSNVPDAELVSPQGEYRGGAYPLPRKYTLGLEVTF is encoded by the coding sequence ATGCGAAAAGTTAGAGGAGGTGTCGTGTCCCTGACATGCCTGTTTTTTCTGTTGGCATGTATTCATCCGCTGATGGCGCAAACGCGTAAGATCAGTGGTATTGTACAGGACGGCAAAACCAATGCCCCGTTGGAAGGGGCCACTATCCAGGTGAAAGGAACTGAGGTAAGTACTACTTCCTTATCAGGAGGGAGCTTTTCCCTGAATGTTCCGGAAGGAAAAAATCAACTCGTGGTCTCTTACGTGGGGTTTAAAACCCAGACCTTCTCCCTGAAAGCGGGCGAAGCTACCATTACTGTACGACTTGAAGACGCGGGCTCTTCGCAGATGAGCGATGTGGTGGTGGTAGGTTACCAGAAACAATCCCTGCGTAAAACAACCAGTGCCGTGCAACTGGTGTCCGGGAAGGAAATTGAAAACATGCCCGCGCCCAGCTTCGATCAGATGTTGCAGGGACGCGTCGCGGGTGTTAACATTCAGAACTTTACCGGTGAACCAGGCGTGCGGAACACCTTTACCGTTCGCGGGAACACGACCATTGTAACGGACCTGAACAGTGGCGTGGATGAAGCCAGAACAATGAGTACACCCTTGTACGTGATAGATGGAATTCCCATGTCTGTAACTGACCTGGAAGGAATCGGCAGCACTGGAACAAACTTCCTCGCCGGGATAAACACCAACGATATCGAAAGCGTTGTGGTGCAGAAAGATGCCGCGGCCACCGCCGTTTGGGGCTCAAGGGGCGCCAACGGGGTGATCGTCATCAAAACAAAAAGGGGCCGCTCAGGTAAACCGCAACTGCGTTTTTCGTATTACACCGGCCTTACCCAGAAACCAAAATTGCTGCCTACACTGGGTGGCGTGGATGAACGCCGCGCAAAACTGGCGCTGTTCAACGAATACGGCACTTTCGCGCAGCAGGCTAACATCCCGCAGATATTGAGCGACAGCTTAAATCCTTATTTCAACAATGCTACCGACTGGCAGGAAATGTTCTACCAGAACGGTAACGTAAACAATGCCGACCTCAATCTTTCATCAGGCAACGACCAGGTGAACTACAGGCTCGGTGTCAACTTTTACGATGAAGCCGGTATCGTACGCAACACCGGGTTCAAACGCTTCTCCATACGCGGAAACTTCGATTTCAAGGTGAGCCCCAAACTGGATGTGAACCTGAATATTTCCGCTTCCCGCATGGATAGAAAAAGAGGATTGGGAAGAGGCAGGAACGATGTATTGCCCATCAACCTCGGACAAATGCCCTCTTCGTTGTACATGGTATCGGAAGAACAGAAAGCCTTCTACTACGGACAGTTCGATGATATAAAAGATAAGAACCAGTCTGACCTGCTTTCCCTCTATCTCCAGGGCAACTATGATATCGCCAAAGGCTTTGAATACAGCTTCCAGGGCTCCGTTTCCAAAACTACGGACCGCAGGGACAGGTTCCAGCCTACCTATATCACCGGCGACCGTTCTTTCGCGGAAAGCAACAACGGTAATTTCGAATCTTATTACCTGGCCAACGTCCTTACTTATGCCAAAACATTTGGGGAAAAACACAACCTCGGACTGGTAGGCACCCAGAGTTTCCAGTTTGATACCCGCTCCGGAAGTACGGTAGGAGGGTATAACGTGCCCGACGACAACATCCAGGTGGTGTCGGGCATTCCGCAGCAGGACTTGTATGGTTCTTCCTATATTCAGAAGGCGGGCCTGCTTTCAGCGATGGGACAGGTTTCCTACGATTATGATCAGAAATATATCCTGAACCTTTCGTGGAGAGCGGACGCTTCGTCCAGGTTCGGCTCCAGTACCAAATGGGGCTATTTCCCCGCGGTATCCGCCGCGTATATTCTGTCGGATGAATCTTTCATGCAGAACATCAGCTGGCTCAATATGCTCAAACTCCGCGGCAGCTATGGTTTATCCGGTACCATGCCCGACGATTTCTATGCGCCTTTCAACGTATGGAACCTTTCGCAGGGCACCTACAATGGAACCGTCATCGCCACACCATCTTTCACCAAACCCATCACGCAGCCCGACCTCACCTGGAACAAATCCAAGCAAACGAATATAGGTGTGGACGTCGCATTGCTCGAGAACAGGATCAGTTTCTCAGCGGACATCTACCGCAGGTACACCTCCAATCCTATCCTGCAGTTTCCTTTCCCCTTCTTTACAGGATATACCAGCGTTACCTACAATGCGCCGGTGAAGCTGCTGAACGAAGGACTTGACCTCAGTTTAACCAGCAGGAACCTCAACAAGAAGAGCGCCGTACAGTGGAACACGATTGTGAACCTCAACCTCAACGAGAACCGCATCGCTGAACTGCCCAACGGCAACAGGAGTTTCTTCCTGGATTCCTACGGGTACAACCAATCGCTGGTGTTTTCCGTTGGCGGCCCCACTTACGGCTGGGCGCAGATGTTATACAGAGGCGTATACAACAGGCTCGATGAGATACCGGTGAACCCCGTTACCGGACAAAAACTGTCCTATTTCAAAACCTATAACCCCGTATTGCCCGGTTACCCCATCTGGGTGGATGTGAACAAGGACTGGGATGTGTGGAGCGACGAGGACCGCGGGGAGCAATATGGCGACCTGGTACCAACAGGAAATCCAAATCCTAAACTTACAGGCGGTTTTACCAACGAGTTCACGTACAAGAATTTTTACTTCAGCGTACTTTGTACGTTTACCCTTGGCCGTGATATCATCAACAACTTCGACGCGAACCAGTTCGCGAACGTATGGAACTACAGTGGAAACACACTCGCTGATTTTGGCAACACCAGGCTGCCCGACCTCACCGGAAGGAATTACTGGACACCAACCGGCGCCGCGAAGGACCCGGCTTATTCGGCCAATTTCCCCTCACTCTCTCCTTACGGCGGACACTTCTATGAGTTTCTCCCTTTCTCCACCATGTGGAACGAAGACGGAAGCTACCTGAAGATCAGGAACATCTCCATGGGGTATACACTTCCCCGGAGCTTTATTGACCGGCTTAAACTGAAGAACGCCAGGGTGTACAGCATCATCGATAACATTTACGCGTTCCAGCGCTCTAATGTTCCGGATGCCGAACTGGTGAGCCCGCAGGGCGAATACAGGGGCGGTGCATACCCGCTGCCACGGAAATACACACTTGGATTAGAAGTTACATTTTAA
- a CDS encoding LacI family DNA-binding transcriptional regulator codes for MEKKAPTIKEIAKRLNISVSTVSRALHNHPSIGLRTKTQVQQLAKELNYEPNQTAIFFKQGKTFTLGVILPNLGEEFFSQAISGIEDAATRNNYNVLVGQSHDDVEREKQIVETMRKHRVDGILVSVSKNTYTYEHFEQLTNYNIPVVFFDRVPREPHYYKVNCSMLQSTTEAVLFLLKSGHKRIGFLKGPESIGITDERQEGYEAALKKNRLKIDPALIADTDLTKESTHKAMQQLLSLKNRPTAIVAFNDYVALDAIQYAKKMKMKVNKDICFVSYANLPIVHYLDHPPMASVEQFPYQQGEEATNMLMQLLNKEVNGGEPEKKHVILESLLVFQEEQ; via the coding sequence ATGGAAAAGAAGGCGCCCACCATCAAGGAGATCGCGAAGCGGTTGAACATCTCGGTATCCACGGTTTCCCGTGCATTGCACAACCATCCCAGCATCGGGCTCAGGACCAAGACGCAGGTACAGCAACTGGCCAAAGAACTGAACTATGAGCCCAACCAAACAGCCATCTTTTTCAAGCAGGGCAAGACTTTCACACTGGGTGTGATCCTGCCCAACCTCGGGGAGGAATTCTTTTCCCAGGCCATCAGCGGGATTGAAGACGCCGCCACAAGGAACAACTACAACGTTCTTGTAGGGCAATCGCACGATGATGTGGAACGCGAGAAACAGATCGTGGAAACCATGCGCAAACACCGGGTGGACGGCATCCTGGTTTCTGTGTCGAAGAACACTTATACCTACGAACATTTTGAGCAACTCACGAATTACAATATACCAGTCGTATTTTTCGACCGGGTACCCCGCGAACCACACTACTACAAGGTGAACTGCTCTATGTTGCAAAGCACCACCGAAGCGGTATTGTTCCTGCTGAAAAGCGGCCACAAACGCATCGGCTTCCTGAAAGGACCGGAAAGCATCGGCATTACCGACGAGCGCCAGGAAGGTTACGAGGCAGCCCTGAAGAAGAACCGTTTAAAGATAGATCCCGCGCTGATCGCGGATACCGACCTCACCAAAGAAAGCACGCACAAAGCCATGCAGCAGTTGCTTTCGCTGAAGAACCGGCCCACGGCTATTGTAGCTTTCAACGACTATGTAGCGCTGGATGCCATCCAGTACGCGAAGAAAATGAAGATGAAAGTAAACAAAGACATCTGCTTCGTGAGCTACGCGAACCTGCCCATCGTGCATTACCTCGACCATCCGCCCATGGCTTCGGTGGAACAGTTCCCCTACCAACAGGGTGAAGAGGCCACCAATATGCTGATGCAATTGCTGAACAAAGAAGTGAACGGCGGAGAACCTGAAAAGAAACACGTGATACTCGAAAGCCTGCTCGTGTTCCAGGAAGAGCAGTAA
- a CDS encoding MBL fold metallo-hydrolase — translation MKIAFHGAARTVTGSKHLLTLANGKQILLDCGMFQGMGKQTDVLNRSFGFDAEKVDILVLSHAHIDHSGLIPKLVKEGFKGKIYCTPATRDLCGILLEDSAQIQEDDVKYANKKRASEGQPYLRPLYTKEDAAAAMLLFEQREYGGWFSIDEDVDVLFTDAGHIIGSAAVHLKIRENGQETRLTFSGDVGRYRDVILRSPEDFPQTDFLLLESTYGNSLHDLHEATPDLLLEWIEKTCIRKKGKLIIPSFSVGRTQELLFALNQLELERRLPDLDYFVDSPLSIEATELVKRHPKYFNKTIQKILESDDDPFRFKGLRYVKSVDESKLLNFRNEPCVIISASGMAEAGRVKHHISNNIENSRNAILMVGYCEPRSLGGRLMAGQKEVGIFGIQHEVHAEIGSIRSLSAHGDYEDLCQFIARQDPRQVKKIFLVHGELPVQEDFKERLLRKGFWDVEIPEMHQVFGLG, via the coding sequence ATGAAAATAGCATTCCACGGCGCCGCAAGAACAGTTACAGGTAGCAAACACCTCCTTACACTGGCCAACGGCAAACAAATACTCCTCGATTGCGGCATGTTCCAGGGCATGGGCAAACAAACAGATGTATTGAACCGCAGCTTCGGTTTTGACGCGGAAAAAGTGGACATACTCGTTTTGTCCCATGCGCACATAGACCACAGCGGGCTGATCCCAAAACTGGTGAAAGAAGGGTTTAAAGGAAAGATTTACTGTACCCCCGCCACCCGCGACCTGTGCGGTATTCTCCTGGAAGATTCCGCCCAGATACAGGAAGATGATGTGAAGTATGCGAACAAGAAGCGCGCATCAGAAGGGCAGCCCTACCTCAGGCCACTGTACACCAAAGAAGATGCCGCCGCCGCGATGTTGTTGTTCGAACAAAGGGAATACGGCGGCTGGTTCTCCATTGATGAAGATGTAGACGTTCTTTTTACCGATGCCGGCCACATCATCGGCAGCGCGGCCGTTCACCTGAAGATCAGGGAAAACGGACAGGAAACACGGCTCACCTTCAGCGGAGACGTGGGCCGGTACAGGGACGTGATCCTTCGTTCCCCCGAAGATTTTCCCCAAACGGATTTCCTCCTCCTCGAATCCACTTACGGCAATAGTTTGCACGACCTCCACGAAGCCACGCCCGACCTGCTCCTGGAATGGATCGAAAAAACATGTATCCGGAAAAAAGGTAAACTCATTATCCCCTCTTTCAGTGTGGGACGTACGCAGGAACTGCTTTTCGCGCTGAACCAGCTTGAACTGGAACGAAGGCTGCCCGACCTCGATTATTTTGTGGACAGTCCATTGAGTATTGAAGCCACCGAACTCGTAAAAAGGCATCCGAAATACTTCAACAAAACCATCCAGAAAATACTGGAAAGCGATGATGATCCGTTCCGTTTCAAAGGACTGCGTTATGTGAAGTCTGTAGACGAATCCAAACTGCTTAACTTCCGCAACGAGCCTTGTGTGATCATCTCGGCGAGCGGTATGGCGGAAGCGGGCAGGGTGAAACACCATATCTCTAACAATATTGAAAACAGCCGGAACGCGATTCTGATGGTGGGTTACTGTGAGCCGCGCTCCCTGGGCGGCAGGCTGATGGCAGGGCAGAAAGAAGTGGGCATTTTCGGCATACAACACGAAGTACACGCGGAGATAGGTTCTATCCGCAGTTTAAGCGCCCACGGCGATTATGAGGACCTTTGCCAGTTCATCGCCCGCCAGGACCCGCGCCAGGTAAAGAAAATTTTCCTGGTACACGGTGAATTGCCCGTGCAGGAAGACTTTAAGGAGCGACTCCTGCGCAAAGGCTTCTGGGACGTGGAGATACCTGAAATGCACCAGGTGTTCGGCCTCGGATAA
- a CDS encoding DUF4442 domain-containing protein, with translation MSSFRDIVANPLKLRLFLVTKLPSAYFAGVRVRYFDGERANVSVPYKWFSTNPFRSTYFACLAMAAEMSTGLLAMNAIFGRKPAVSMLVVKMEAEYFKKAISHTFFECTDGHEIAQAVELACSSGESTQFTATATGKNTAGETVAVFHFTWSFKQKTQT, from the coding sequence ATGTCATCTTTCCGTGATATTGTTGCGAACCCGCTCAAGCTGCGGCTCTTCCTGGTCACAAAATTGCCATCGGCCTATTTTGCAGGTGTGCGTGTGCGTTATTTCGATGGGGAAAGGGCAAACGTTTCGGTTCCTTACAAATGGTTCTCCACCAACCCATTCCGGTCTACTTATTTTGCCTGTCTTGCCATGGCGGCTGAAATGAGCACCGGATTGCTGGCCATGAATGCCATATTTGGAAGAAAGCCAGCAGTTTCCATGCTCGTGGTGAAAATGGAAGCCGAATATTTTAAAAAGGCCATCAGCCACACTTTTTTTGAATGTACAGATGGCCATGAAATAGCGCAAGCGGTGGAATTGGCCTGTTCCTCCGGAGAAAGCACCCAATTTACCGCCACCGCTACCGGGAAAAACACAGCAGGCGAAACCGTGGCCGTATTCCATTTCACCTGGTCCTTCAAACAAAAAACACAAACATAA
- a CDS encoding RagB/SusD family nutrient uptake outer membrane protein, producing the protein MKRNNKLKYLAGALLLGTSLVSCKKYLDLAPEDATYDQVFWSTGDNVDKAISGAYGLIRTAFRDTRSYFTLGDLPADEFLLDAGTFWNYQDLLSTKQYHYSYAPYLEDALHNWTRFYGIINQCHLIVENGEKIPVAKYKGGQEQKNAFVGEGHFLRAYTYFYLTKVWGEPVITRESLKNPTDVQPIPRSTDQEALEYCISDLKKAAALLGFNKGTTSARIRADKGAAWAMLAHVYAWKRDFATAKLYCDSVIERGGYTLEPMSSYANIWKGASGESILELFMKYDAANQSESSAGFFGDFLADPLIRNKGINTSWRVNEDLFNQLYDPADLRAQQVFTTVLGESLLTKYANVNYFDPNRPNTYVVDNNLVLLRLSDIHLLRAEALFEEGNATAALSDMNVIRQRAGLDPLTVPADLTIDEIYDERVRELYGEGQVAFDKIRMLITNPDKRSALPEPYTTERVDKKGYNWPLAMRKLLPQNVLLTQNEWWKNH; encoded by the coding sequence ATGAAACGGAACAATAAACTGAAATACCTTGCGGGAGCGCTGCTGCTGGGCACCTCACTCGTTTCCTGCAAGAAATACCTTGACCTCGCGCCGGAAGACGCCACCTACGATCAGGTGTTCTGGAGCACGGGAGACAACGTTGACAAAGCCATTTCGGGCGCTTATGGATTAATCAGAACCGCATTCAGGGATACCAGGTCTTATTTTACCCTCGGTGATCTTCCCGCGGATGAGTTTCTCCTCGATGCCGGTACATTCTGGAACTACCAGGACCTGCTCTCCACCAAACAATACCATTACAGCTACGCGCCTTACCTGGAGGACGCGCTGCACAACTGGACCCGCTTCTACGGTATTATTAACCAATGCCATCTTATCGTGGAAAACGGTGAAAAAATTCCGGTAGCCAAATACAAGGGTGGACAGGAACAGAAGAACGCGTTCGTAGGGGAGGGGCATTTCCTCCGCGCCTATACCTACTTCTACCTTACCAAAGTTTGGGGAGAGCCCGTTATTACCAGGGAATCACTCAAAAACCCTACTGATGTTCAGCCCATACCGCGTTCCACCGACCAGGAAGCGCTGGAATATTGTATCAGCGATCTGAAAAAAGCGGCGGCTTTGCTGGGCTTCAATAAGGGAACCACTTCCGCCCGGATCCGCGCCGATAAAGGGGCCGCATGGGCGATGCTGGCGCATGTATACGCGTGGAAAAGAGATTTCGCCACCGCCAAACTTTATTGCGACAGTGTGATTGAAAGAGGTGGTTATACGCTGGAACCCATGTCCAGTTACGCGAACATCTGGAAAGGCGCATCCGGAGAAAGCATACTGGAACTGTTCATGAAGTATGATGCCGCCAACCAATCGGAATCAAGCGCGGGCTTCTTTGGAGATTTCCTCGCCGACCCACTGATCCGCAACAAAGGCATCAATACTTCCTGGCGCGTAAACGAGGACCTTTTCAACCAGTTGTACGATCCCGCCGATCTTAGAGCACAGCAGGTGTTCACCACCGTTTTGGGAGAAAGCCTGCTCACCAAGTACGCCAACGTGAATTACTTCGATCCCAACAGGCCCAATACTTATGTGGTAGACAATAACCTGGTGCTGTTGCGTTTGTCCGACATCCACCTGCTGCGTGCAGAGGCCCTATTTGAAGAAGGCAACGCCACCGCCGCGCTTTCCGACATGAATGTCATTCGCCAGCGTGCAGGTCTGGACCCGCTTACAGTGCCCGCCGACCTCACCATCGATGAAATTTACGATGAACGCGTACGCGAATTGTATGGAGAAGGTCAGGTCGCTTTCGATAAGATCAGAATGCTCATCACCAACCCCGATAAAAGAAGCGCGCTGCCTGAACCGTATACCACTGAAAGGGTGGATAAGAAAGGCTACAACTGGCCGCTCGCCATGCGGAAATTATTGCCGCAGAATGTATTGCTCACCCAAAACGAATGGTGGAAAAATCACTAA
- a CDS encoding porin produces MTPFRTRLYLLLIGLGLSAGIFAQNTLTQIDSSLFVMDTLRPLLQKFGNVRFSGYMQTQFQLTKNDGTKTYNGGDFQPASNSRFMMRRGRIRLDYLLLSEENLPRVFFVFQFDGTERGVNIRDFWGKVYENKFNVFSLTTGVFARPFGYEINWSSVVREAPERGRMSQILLQTERDLGAMLSFEPQRNSHKLRPLKIDLGLFNGQGLPGRADFDSRKDMIARVSMRPVKLVHKVNLSGSVSYYHGGTQQFSKYVYEHAKNRLGEPTMAVDSSLTNIGEYSRRQYYSADAQLKIKNSFGLSEFRAEYWQGTQPGSELTTVSFPSQTEAALPRYIRDFNGGFFYYLQNIVNNKHQFVMKYDWYDPNIHVKGMEIKPGMNLSEADVRYNTLGMGYVYYLNDHFKVTTWYDMVKNEETALPGYTEDIEDNVFTVRVQYKF; encoded by the coding sequence ATGACGCCGTTCCGTACGCGACTGTACCTGCTATTGATTGGTCTGGGGTTATCCGCAGGCATATTTGCGCAGAATACACTTACACAGATCGATTCCTCCCTGTTTGTGATGGATACGCTCAGGCCGCTGTTGCAGAAGTTCGGCAACGTCAGGTTTTCCGGGTACATGCAAACACAGTTCCAGCTTACCAAAAATGATGGCACCAAAACCTATAATGGCGGCGACTTTCAGCCCGCCAGCAATAGCAGGTTCATGATGCGGAGGGGCAGGATCAGGCTAGATTATCTTTTGCTGAGTGAAGAAAATCTGCCCCGCGTGTTTTTCGTGTTCCAGTTTGATGGAACGGAGCGCGGGGTCAATATCCGTGATTTCTGGGGAAAGGTGTATGAGAATAAATTCAATGTGTTTTCCCTCACTACAGGTGTTTTCGCCAGACCTTTCGGTTACGAGATCAACTGGTCGTCGGTGGTGCGCGAAGCGCCGGAACGGGGGCGGATGTCGCAGATATTGTTGCAAACGGAACGCGATCTCGGTGCGATGTTGTCATTCGAACCACAACGCAATAGCCATAAACTTCGTCCCTTAAAGATAGACCTCGGCTTATTCAATGGACAGGGCCTCCCGGGAAGAGCGGATTTCGACAGCAGAAAAGACATGATCGCAAGGGTGAGTATGCGCCCTGTAAAGCTGGTGCACAAAGTGAATTTGTCGGGAAGTGTATCCTATTACCATGGCGGTACGCAACAGTTTTCAAAATACGTATACGAACATGCGAAGAACAGGCTGGGAGAACCGACAATGGCCGTGGATTCCAGTTTAACGAATATTGGTGAATATTCCCGCCGACAGTATTACAGTGCCGACGCGCAGTTGAAAATAAAGAACAGCTTCGGTTTGTCGGAGTTCAGGGCCGAATACTGGCAGGGCACACAGCCCGGCAGCGAACTCACCACGGTAAGTTTCCCATCTCAAACGGAGGCTGCACTTCCGCGTTATATCCGTGATTTCAACGGCGGCTTCTTCTATTATTTACAGAACATCGTGAACAACAAGCACCAGTTCGTGATGAAATATGATTGGTACGATCCCAACATTCACGTGAAAGGGATGGAAATAAAACCCGGCATGAACCTCTCGGAAGCCGATGTCCGCTACAATACATTGGGCATGGGTTATGTGTATTACCTGAATGATCACTTTAAGGTGACCACCTGGTACGATATGGTGAAGAACGAAGAAACCGCATTACCCGGTTATACGGAAGACATCGAAGACAATGTGTTCACCGTGCGTGTACAATATAAATTCTGA